The Nocardia arthritidis genome has a window encoding:
- a CDS encoding glycine betaine ABC transporter substrate-binding protein, which produces MVLAASRRLLVRALVIATAVLAVSCGNGVESGPVVAVGAGDSAESNLLAQIYSGALARAGARTSVVSGLGGRADRLTALDANRVQLFGEHTGALLAELDSSSDARTPGEVNQALNRALPAGTVVADAADGTDMRPRVLTTAAVGVHSVAELAAHCDGRAIGVAPVPGLLELPAELLRIPGCAAPVPLPDPAALRKALLDGSIQVGLLSGPPIDPADTDGLVVLADADYAVRAENVIPLFRKGLLDDRRVKKLNYVAGELNTGDLSAMVRRMRDERAQPADLARDWLDQHGL; this is translated from the coding sequence ATGGTGTTGGCCGCGTCGAGGCGGTTGCTGGTTCGCGCACTTGTCATTGCCACCGCTGTACTGGCCGTATCGTGCGGGAACGGCGTCGAAAGCGGACCGGTCGTCGCGGTCGGCGCGGGCGATTCGGCGGAATCGAATCTGCTCGCACAAATCTATTCGGGTGCGCTGGCGCGTGCCGGGGCGCGCACATCGGTGGTGTCCGGGCTCGGCGGCCGCGCCGACCGGCTGACCGCACTCGACGCGAATCGGGTTCAGCTGTTCGGTGAGCACACCGGCGCGCTGCTGGCCGAACTGGATTCCAGCTCGGACGCGCGCACGCCCGGCGAGGTGAACCAGGCGTTGAATCGCGCGTTGCCGGCCGGAACCGTGGTCGCCGACGCGGCGGACGGCACCGATATGCGGCCACGGGTCTTGACGACCGCGGCGGTCGGTGTGCACTCGGTCGCGGAGTTGGCCGCGCACTGCGATGGCCGCGCGATCGGCGTCGCCCCGGTGCCGGGACTGCTGGAGCTGCCCGCCGAGCTGCTGCGGATACCCGGCTGCGCGGCGCCGGTGCCGCTGCCCGATCCGGCCGCGCTGCGAAAGGCATTGCTGGACGGTTCGATTCAGGTCGGTCTGCTATCCGGGCCGCCGATCGATCCGGCCGATACCGACGGTCTCGTCGTGCTCGCCGACGCCGACTACGCGGTGCGGGCCGAGAACGTTATTCCGTTGTTCCGCAAGGGCCTGCTCGACGACCGGCGCGTCAAGAAGCTGAATTACGTTGCGGGCGAGCTTAATACCGGTGATCTCAGCGCGATGGTGCGCCGGATGCGCGACGAACGCGCCCAACCCGCCGATCTGGCGCGCGACTGGCTGGACCAGCACGGGCTCTGA
- a CDS encoding ABC transporter substrate-binding protein produces MILSACGNSNPLANKGDCSGDGIKVGSANFPESETVADVYAEALRANGFNVDTKLGIGSREAYVPAVKSCAISVIPDYTGNLLQYLDKNSTASDATAIDAALRTALGSDLSIGTPAPGQDSDAVVVTKATADRWNLHTIADLAPHSAEVKFGAPAEFAERAGGLPGLKKNYGLDVAAGNFVPILDGGGPATVKALVDGQVTAANIFTTSPAIKQNNLVVLDDPKHNFPAQNVVPLISTAKKTDKLLTVLNAVSAKLTTDELVKLNEAVSGDSKTEPKAAAAAWVAAQGLNKPVG; encoded by the coding sequence ATGATCCTATCCGCCTGCGGCAATTCGAATCCGCTCGCGAACAAGGGCGACTGCTCCGGCGACGGCATCAAGGTCGGCTCGGCCAATTTCCCGGAATCCGAGACGGTCGCCGACGTCTACGCCGAGGCGTTGCGCGCCAACGGTTTCAACGTCGACACCAAACTCGGTATCGGCAGCCGTGAGGCCTATGTCCCTGCCGTCAAATCGTGCGCCATCTCGGTGATTCCGGACTACACCGGCAACCTGCTCCAGTATCTGGACAAGAATTCCACTGCCTCCGACGCCACCGCGATCGACGCCGCGCTGCGGACCGCGCTCGGCTCCGATCTGTCCATCGGTACTCCCGCGCCGGGCCAGGACTCCGACGCGGTCGTCGTCACCAAGGCCACCGCCGACCGCTGGAACCTGCACACCATCGCGGATCTGGCCCCGCACTCGGCCGAGGTGAAATTCGGCGCGCCCGCCGAATTCGCCGAGCGCGCAGGCGGTTTGCCCGGCCTGAAGAAGAACTACGGACTCGACGTCGCCGCGGGCAACTTCGTGCCGATCCTCGACGGCGGCGGCCCGGCCACGGTCAAGGCCCTGGTCGACGGTCAGGTCACCGCGGCGAATATCTTCACCACCTCCCCGGCGATCAAGCAGAACAATCTCGTCGTGCTCGACGATCCGAAGCACAACTTCCCGGCGCAGAACGTGGTTCCGCTGATCAGCACCGCCAAGAAGACCGACAAGCTGCTCACCGTGCTCAATGCGGTCTCGGCCAAGCTCACCACCGACGAACTCGTCAAGCTGAACGAGGCCGTTTCCGGCGACAGCAAGACCGAGCCCAAGGCAGCGGCGGCGGCATGGGTGGCCGCCCAGGGGCTGAACAAGCCGGTCGGCTAG
- a CDS encoding ABC transporter ATP-binding protein yields the protein MSDIEFRGISKTYPDGTHAVTDLDLRIESGSFTVFVGPSGCGKTTSMRMINRMIQPTAGSITVAGQDISTVDPVKLRLGIGYVIQSGGLLPHRTVVDNVATVPVLRGDSRRAARAAALEVLDRVGLDRSLAGRYPAQLSGGQQQRVGVARALAADPPVLLMDEPFSAVDPVVRAELQTEMQRLQAELQKTIVFVTHDIDEAITLGDRVAVFGRGGVLQQYDAPQEVLAQPATDFVAGFVGRDRGYRGLSFRSADSVPLHEIQTATAETIAAHRLERGDWVLVVDADRRPMGWVDVTGVEGLRAGQPLADSMSAGGSLFTPTGDLRQALDAAISSPSGIGVAVDDSGAVRGGVLATEVVEQLAGQRATEDAERNRHYFDKG from the coding sequence TTGTCCGATATCGAGTTTCGCGGTATCAGCAAGACCTATCCGGACGGCACGCACGCCGTCACCGATCTCGATCTGCGCATCGAATCCGGATCGTTCACCGTCTTCGTCGGGCCGTCCGGCTGCGGTAAGACCACGTCGATGCGGATGATCAATCGAATGATCCAGCCGACGGCGGGCAGCATAACCGTTGCCGGACAGGATATTTCGACGGTCGACCCGGTGAAGCTGCGGCTCGGTATCGGGTACGTGATCCAGAGCGGCGGGCTGCTGCCGCACCGCACGGTCGTCGACAATGTCGCGACCGTGCCGGTGCTGCGCGGGGATTCGCGCCGGGCGGCCAGGGCGGCCGCGCTGGAAGTGCTCGACCGGGTGGGCCTGGATCGCTCGCTGGCCGGGCGCTATCCGGCGCAGCTGTCCGGCGGCCAGCAGCAGCGGGTCGGCGTGGCGCGGGCGCTGGCCGCCGACCCGCCGGTGCTGCTGATGGACGAGCCGTTCAGCGCCGTCGACCCGGTGGTGCGCGCCGAACTACAGACCGAAATGCAAAGGCTGCAGGCCGAATTGCAGAAGACGATCGTCTTCGTCACGCACGATATCGACGAGGCCATCACGCTCGGCGACCGCGTCGCGGTATTCGGCCGCGGCGGGGTACTACAGCAGTACGACGCGCCGCAGGAGGTACTCGCCCAGCCCGCAACGGATTTCGTCGCCGGATTCGTCGGCCGCGACCGCGGGTACCGGGGCCTGTCCTTCCGCAGCGCGGATTCGGTTCCGCTGCATGAGATCCAGACCGCCACCGCGGAGACCATCGCCGCGCACCGGCTGGAGCGCGGCGATTGGGTGCTGGTGGTGGACGCGGACCGGCGCCCGATGGGCTGGGTCGACGTCACCGGCGTCGAAGGGCTGCGGGCCGGACAGCCGTTGGCGGACAGCATGTCCGCGGGCGGCTCGCTGTTCACGCCCACCGGCGACCTACGCCAGGCGCTGGACGCCGCCATCTCCTCGCCATCGGGAATCGGTGTCGCCGTCGACGATTCGGGCGCGGTGCGCGGCGGTGTGCTCGCCACCGAGGTGGTGGAGCAGTTGGCCGGGCAGCGGGCCACCGAGGATGCCGAGCGCAACCGGCACTACTTCGACAAAGGGTGA
- a CDS encoding ABC transporter permease codes for MRYLIDNFAEIMGFTRTHLYLALVPLILGLVIAIPLGALLRRVPWLRRVTVTAASLAYTVPSLALFVIIPPLIGTSTIDPLNVIIALTVYSTALLVIAVPAALDSVPATVLDAADAVGFGALRRMLTVDMPLAVPVFVSSLRVVVVTNIAMVSVGALIGVGGLGKLFTQGYQRDYPDEIIAGIIVTLALALIADRLVYVLGRIATPWTRADARATRVKGTQA; via the coding sequence ATGCGGTATCTGATCGACAACTTCGCCGAGATCATGGGTTTCACCCGGACCCACCTGTATCTCGCGCTGGTACCGCTGATCCTGGGTCTGGTGATCGCGATTCCGTTGGGCGCCTTGCTCCGTCGGGTGCCGTGGCTGCGGCGGGTGACCGTGACGGCGGCCAGCCTGGCCTATACCGTGCCATCGCTGGCGCTGTTCGTGATCATCCCGCCGCTCATCGGCACCTCGACCATCGACCCGCTGAACGTGATCATCGCGCTCACCGTCTATTCGACCGCGCTGCTGGTGATCGCCGTTCCGGCGGCGCTGGATTCGGTGCCCGCGACGGTGCTCGACGCCGCGGACGCGGTCGGCTTCGGCGCGCTGCGGCGCATGCTGACCGTCGACATGCCGCTGGCCGTACCGGTTTTCGTATCCAGCCTGCGGGTCGTCGTCGTCACCAATATCGCCATGGTCTCGGTCGGCGCGCTGATCGGCGTCGGTGGACTCGGCAAGCTGTTCACCCAGGGATATCAGCGCGACTATCCGGACGAGATCATCGCGGGCATCATCGTGACGCTGGCGCTCGCGCTGATCGCCGACCGGCTGGTGTACGTGCTCGGCCGGATCGCGACGCCGTGGACTCGCGCCGACGCCCGGGCCACCCGAGTGAAAGGCACTCAGGCGTGA
- a CDS encoding ABC transporter permease yields MNLFLDAWHYLTDGANWGGSTGIETRIGQHIWYSFLAVALSAVVAVPLGLVIGHTRRGSALLVGFANAMRALPTLGLLTFLVLLLGLGLIPPLLALITVGIPPLLAGAYAGIANVPADVVDASRAMGMNERQILFRVEIPNALPILLTGLRGATLQVVATATIAAYVNLGGLGRYIFDGISLYRYDRVLVGALLVAVLAMLLDGLLAFATWATTPGTGRLRRAPRANS; encoded by the coding sequence GTGAATCTTTTCCTCGATGCCTGGCACTACCTCACCGACGGTGCGAACTGGGGCGGATCGACGGGTATCGAAACCCGTATCGGCCAACACATTTGGTACAGCTTCCTGGCGGTGGCGCTGTCCGCGGTCGTCGCGGTGCCGCTCGGTCTGGTGATCGGGCACACCCGGCGCGGGTCGGCGCTGCTGGTCGGTTTCGCCAACGCCATGCGCGCGCTGCCGACCCTCGGCCTGCTCACCTTCCTGGTGCTGTTGCTCGGCCTCGGACTGATCCCGCCGCTGCTGGCGTTGATCACCGTCGGCATCCCACCGCTGTTGGCGGGCGCCTATGCCGGAATCGCCAATGTCCCAGCGGATGTCGTCGACGCCTCGCGCGCCATGGGCATGAACGAGCGGCAGATCCTGTTCCGGGTCGAGATCCCGAACGCCCTGCCGATCCTGCTGACCGGTTTGCGCGGCGCCACCCTGCAGGTGGTCGCCACCGCGACCATCGCCGCATACGTCAACCTCGGCGGTCTCGGCCGCTACATCTTCGACGGCATCAGCCTCTACCGCTACGACCGCGTACTGGTCGGCGCCCTCCTGGTCGCCGTCCTGGCCATGCTCCTCGACGGCCTGCTCGCCTTCGCCACCTGGGCCACCACCCCCGGCACCGGCCGCCTCCGGCGCGCGCCGCGGGCGAACTCCTGA
- a CDS encoding DUF1501 domain-containing protein: MPHVSRRQFLVGSGVLGALGLAGGSLVSWEELRHRAQTSPLPPNSGILVVLTLYGGNDGINTVIPYADNAYHDARPELSYRPDEVLHLDDQLGLNPAMKGFTELWKQRNLAIVRGVGYPHPDHSHFRSMDIWQTASPDSPVSTGWIGRWLDATGDDPIRAVNIGPVLPQLALGEKHTAAALDPNSAPLSPDMSAVLAGLAATDQRDTPSQAAVCLGYRGEQTVAQTFSKLVAGKKNANPLAAQLDLVGKCIKAGVPTRVYSVSLGGFDTHADERRTQQELLGRFDEAVSAFLKDIAGHPRGRDVVLMAYSEFGRRVAANASQGTDHGTAGPMFVAGQSIKGGFYGDEPSLKDLDNGDLKTTVDFRDVYAELMHRVIDTDPGPAVGGPRHDLGLIA; the protein is encoded by the coding sequence ATGCCTCACGTCAGTCGCAGACAGTTCCTGGTCGGCAGCGGGGTGCTCGGCGCGCTCGGCCTGGCCGGCGGCTCGCTCGTCTCCTGGGAGGAGTTGCGGCACCGGGCGCAGACCTCGCCGCTGCCGCCGAATTCCGGAATCCTCGTCGTGCTCACGCTGTACGGCGGCAACGACGGGATCAATACGGTGATCCCATACGCGGACAACGCATATCACGATGCCAGGCCCGAATTGTCGTACCGGCCCGACGAAGTGCTGCACCTCGATGACCAGCTCGGGCTCAACCCGGCCATGAAGGGGTTCACGGAGCTGTGGAAGCAGCGGAACCTGGCGATCGTGCGCGGTGTCGGCTATCCGCATCCGGATCACAGCCACTTCCGGTCGATGGATATCTGGCAGACCGCGTCACCGGACAGCCCGGTCTCCACCGGATGGATCGGGCGCTGGCTCGACGCCACCGGTGACGATCCGATCCGCGCGGTGAATATCGGTCCGGTGTTGCCGCAGTTGGCACTTGGTGAGAAGCACACCGCCGCCGCACTCGATCCGAATTCGGCGCCGCTGAGCCCCGATATGTCCGCGGTGCTGGCCGGGCTGGCCGCCACAGACCAGAGGGACACCCCGTCACAGGCCGCGGTCTGCCTCGGGTACCGCGGCGAACAGACTGTGGCGCAGACCTTTTCGAAGCTGGTCGCCGGTAAGAAGAATGCGAATCCGCTTGCCGCGCAACTGGATCTGGTGGGCAAATGCATCAAGGCCGGGGTGCCCACCCGGGTGTACTCGGTGAGCCTCGGCGGCTTCGACACGCACGCCGATGAGCGCCGCACCCAGCAGGAGCTGCTCGGCCGGTTCGACGAGGCGGTCTCGGCGTTCCTGAAAGATATCGCGGGTCATCCGCGCGGCCGCGACGTTGTCCTCATGGCGTACAGCGAATTCGGCCGCCGCGTCGCCGCCAACGCCTCACAGGGCACCGATCACGGCACGGCCGGACCGATGTTCGTCGCGGGCCAATCGATCAAGGGCGGCTTCTACGGCGACGAACCGAGCCTGAAGGACCTCGACAACGGCGACCTGAAAACCACCGTCGACTTCCGCGACGTCTACGCCGAACTCATGCACCGTGTGATCGACACCGACCCGGGCCCCGCCGTCGGCGGCCCCCGCCACGACCTCGGCCTGATCGCCTGA
- a CDS encoding DUF1800 domain-containing protein, giving the protein MGTQSAQWIHTARMLRRAGFGATGPEIDAVQRQNPADYLRAALAADPDADPGAQATPLPVYAKPKAPGKAAQVVERKQYRAQLTDQLTGITVWWLRRMAAVRQPVHEKLTLLWHNHFATSAAKVRDARALVAQNQKFRTLGTGDFGALAYAMLTDAAMLRWLDGTSNSAKAPNENLSREFMELFALGHGNGYTETDVREGARALTGWTIDGNDAVTLNAKRHDSGSKTLLGVTGSLGAREFCDIVLARPESARYVAGRMWQQLGSDAPPSAQALDRAVAAYGPGRNGAALVVAILTDDEFAAAHNTVVHGPIEWLVGAVRALGVPLTADADAQKLTGVLRSLGQLPFYPPNVGGWPRGQAWMSTAAAQIRLTAATALVKKADLSRISSTAPADRIDAVGYQLGIGAWSDRSAKVLATMRDDPAKLTAVALNTPEYLTS; this is encoded by the coding sequence ATGGGCACGCAATCGGCGCAGTGGATACACACCGCGCGCATGCTCCGCCGGGCCGGATTCGGTGCGACGGGGCCCGAGATAGACGCGGTACAGCGGCAGAATCCGGCCGACTATTTGCGCGCGGCGCTCGCGGCCGATCCGGACGCGGATCCGGGCGCTCAGGCGACACCGCTGCCGGTATACGCGAAACCGAAGGCGCCGGGTAAGGCCGCGCAGGTCGTCGAGCGCAAGCAGTATCGGGCGCAGCTCACCGATCAGCTCACCGGGATCACCGTGTGGTGGTTGCGCCGGATGGCCGCGGTGCGCCAGCCGGTGCACGAGAAGCTGACCCTGTTGTGGCACAACCACTTCGCCACCTCCGCGGCCAAGGTGCGCGATGCGCGGGCGCTGGTCGCGCAGAACCAGAAATTCCGCACGCTCGGCACCGGGGATTTCGGCGCGCTCGCCTACGCCATGCTCACCGACGCGGCGATGCTGAGATGGCTTGACGGAACAAGTAATTCGGCGAAGGCGCCGAACGAGAACCTGTCCAGGGAGTTCATGGAGCTGTTCGCGCTCGGGCACGGCAACGGCTACACCGAAACCGATGTGCGCGAGGGCGCGCGGGCGCTCACCGGGTGGACGATCGACGGCAACGACGCGGTGACGCTCAATGCCAAGCGCCACGATTCCGGGTCGAAAACCCTACTGGGCGTTACCGGTTCGCTGGGGGCGCGGGAATTCTGCGATATCGTGCTCGCCCGTCCGGAGTCGGCGCGCTATGTCGCGGGCCGGATGTGGCAGCAGCTCGGCTCGGACGCGCCGCCCTCGGCGCAGGCGCTCGATCGCGCCGTCGCCGCGTACGGGCCCGGCCGCAACGGCGCGGCGCTGGTGGTCGCCATCCTCACCGATGACGAATTCGCCGCCGCGCACAACACCGTCGTGCACGGACCCATCGAATGGCTGGTCGGCGCGGTGCGGGCGCTCGGCGTGCCGCTCACCGCCGACGCCGACGCGCAGAAGCTGACGGGTGTGCTGCGCAGCCTCGGCCAATTGCCTTTCTACCCACCGAATGTCGGCGGTTGGCCGCGCGGGCAGGCGTGGATGTCCACCGCGGCCGCCCAGATTCGGCTCACCGCGGCCACAGCACTCGTGAAAAAGGCCGACCTGAGCCGGATTTCGTCGACCGCGCCGGCCGACCGGATCGATGCCGTCGGCTATCAGCTCGGCATCGGCGCCTGGTCGGACCGCAGCGCCAAGGTGCTCGCCACCATGCGCGACGATCCGGCGAAGTTGACCGCGGTCGCCCTCAATACTCCCGAATACCTCACCAGCTGA
- a CDS encoding FAD-dependent oxidoreductase: MTELETDVLVLGGGPAGTWAAVSAAAAGARVVLADKSLCGSSGPSAVGATSLWNIPPGSARDEAVRNAYAHGGGLGDPDLMHRVLEETHRRVEQLAGWGYRFPGDTVGATLRVYLDGASYLRRMRRSVIAAGVRILDHHPAMQLLTDRDGVVAGATGVRAQHDFRPWTVRAGAVVVATGGCAFLSGGAGTDVATGDGLLFAVEAGARLSGMEFSSAYGLSPVLDSAQFAPGLALHFATLYDESGTVLSGHRAAAFAAMADGRRVYAALDDVPDAMRRWLSRQGLVDRTRRVPLRAVLEGTVRGTGGLRLVGADCATDVAGLFGAGDVTTREPITGAVSGFGGQGGAWAIASGVWAGAGAARFARRRGTPGCARAVPGAGLSSAARIDPRAVVGLVQEHTLPLRRSYWRSAGSLRDSIGELDSMWPGAEFDLGGIGIDRLRARQAAALLAVARWTKYSALARTESRGMHRRTDHPGVEADWRVRLTSGGLDAVWVRPEDCVGELTRPAAPPQRAKPPRYRPPVIEPDDAETELTAGDPLPL, translated from the coding sequence GTGACGGAACTCGAGACGGACGTGCTGGTTTTGGGTGGGGGTCCCGCCGGAACTTGGGCAGCCGTCTCCGCCGCCGCGGCGGGCGCCCGAGTGGTCCTGGCGGACAAAAGTCTTTGCGGCAGCAGTGGGCCGTCGGCGGTCGGCGCGACCTCGCTGTGGAATATCCCGCCGGGTTCGGCGCGCGACGAGGCCGTGCGCAATGCGTACGCGCACGGCGGCGGGCTCGGCGATCCCGATCTGATGCACCGGGTGCTGGAGGAAACCCACCGGCGCGTCGAACAATTGGCGGGCTGGGGCTATCGATTTCCTGGCGATACGGTCGGCGCGACCCTGCGGGTCTACCTGGACGGCGCCAGTTATCTGCGCCGAATGCGCCGCAGCGTGATCGCCGCGGGTGTGCGCATCCTCGACCACCATCCGGCCATGCAACTGCTGACCGATCGCGACGGCGTCGTCGCGGGCGCCACTGGCGTGCGGGCGCAGCACGATTTCCGCCCGTGGACGGTGCGCGCGGGCGCGGTGGTCGTCGCCACCGGCGGCTGCGCCTTCCTATCCGGCGGCGCGGGCACCGATGTGGCCACCGGCGATGGTCTGCTCTTCGCGGTCGAGGCGGGCGCGCGACTATCGGGTATGGAGTTCTCCAGTGCGTACGGGCTTTCGCCGGTGCTGGATTCCGCACAATTCGCACCGGGCCTCGCGCTGCATTTCGCCACCCTCTACGACGAATCCGGCACGGTGCTGTCCGGGCATCGAGCGGCCGCCTTCGCCGCGATGGCCGACGGTCGCCGGGTGTACGCGGCGCTCGACGACGTCCCGGATGCCATGCGCCGCTGGCTGTCCCGGCAGGGACTGGTCGACCGGACCAGGCGGGTGCCGCTGCGCGCGGTGCTGGAGGGCACGGTGCGCGGCACCGGCGGGTTGCGGCTGGTCGGCGCCGACTGCGCGACCGATGTCGCCGGACTGTTCGGCGCAGGCGATGTGACCACCCGCGAGCCGATCACCGGCGCGGTCAGCGGATTCGGCGGTCAGGGCGGGGCGTGGGCCATCGCCTCCGGTGTGTGGGCGGGTGCGGGCGCGGCGCGGTTCGCCCGGAGGCGCGGCACGCCCGGCTGCGCCCGCGCGGTACCCGGCGCCGGGTTGAGTTCGGCGGCGCGGATCGATCCGCGGGCGGTGGTCGGGCTGGTGCAGGAGCACACGCTGCCGCTGCGGCGCAGCTACTGGCGCAGCGCGGGCAGCCTCCGGGACAGCATCGGCGAACTCGACTCGATGTGGCCGGGCGCCGAATTCGATTTGGGCGGAATCGGAATCGATCGGCTGCGGGCCCGGCAGGCGGCCGCGCTGCTCGCCGTCGCCAGGTGGACGAAATACAGCGCGCTGGCGCGCACCGAGAGCCGGGGAATGCACCGGCGCACCGATCATCCCGGGGTCGAGGCGGATTGGCGGGTACGGCTGACGTCAGGGGGTCTGGACGCCGTGTGGGTGCGGCCCGAGGACTGCGTCGGCGAGCTCACGCGGCCCGCCGCACCGCCGCAGCGCGCCAAACCGCCGAGGTATCGCCCGCCGGTGATCGAGCCGGACGACGCCGAAACCGAGCTCACCGCGGGCGACCCGCTGCCGCTGTGA
- a CDS encoding PHP domain-containing protein — protein sequence MRIDLHTHSTASDGTDTPAELVRNAAAAGLDVVAITDHDTTAGWAEAVEARPDGLTLVRGMEMSCIALGEDGWPVPVHLLAYLFDPADRGFAEERERLRGERVERLRAMAERMRADGLPIDPDAVLASAGGSAGRPHLARALVAAGVVPSVDAAFTELLAPHGRYYAEKADTPLRRAVEMIAAAGGVSVLAHARARKRGRLIAEEAIREATTLGLGGLELDHPDHSAADRAVLAALADELGLLTTGSSDYHGSNKTIRLGQFTTDPAQFEELAGKATGVPVIAP from the coding sequence GTGCGCATCGATCTCCACACCCACTCCACCGCATCCGACGGCACCGACACCCCGGCCGAGTTGGTCCGCAACGCCGCGGCCGCGGGCCTGGACGTCGTCGCGATCACCGATCACGACACCACCGCGGGCTGGGCGGAGGCGGTCGAGGCGCGTCCGGATGGGTTGACGCTGGTGCGCGGTATGGAGATGTCGTGTATCGCGCTCGGCGAGGACGGCTGGCCCGTTCCGGTGCATCTGCTCGCCTACCTCTTCGACCCGGCCGACCGCGGCTTCGCCGAGGAGCGGGAGCGGTTGCGCGGCGAGCGGGTCGAGCGATTGCGGGCGATGGCCGAGCGGATGCGCGCCGACGGACTGCCGATCGATCCGGACGCGGTGCTCGCCTCGGCAGGCGGGTCGGCGGGGCGGCCGCATCTGGCCAGGGCGCTGGTGGCGGCCGGGGTGGTGCCGTCGGTGGATGCCGCGTTCACCGAATTGCTTGCCCCGCACGGCAGGTACTACGCCGAGAAGGCCGATACGCCGCTGCGTCGCGCGGTGGAGATGATCGCGGCGGCGGGCGGGGTGAGCGTGCTCGCACATGCCAGAGCGCGTAAGCGTGGCCGGCTGATCGCGGAGGAGGCGATCCGTGAGGCGACGACGCTCGGCCTCGGCGGTCTGGAACTCGACCATCCCGACCACAGCGCGGCGGACCGGGCCGTACTCGCCGCGCTCGCCGACGAGCTGGGCCTGCTCACCACCGGGTCGTCGGATTACCACGGCTCGAACAAGACCATTCGGCTCGGTCAATTCACCACCGATCCGGCGCAATTCGAGGAACTCGCGGGCAAGGCGACGGGGGTGCCGGTGATCGCCCCGTGA
- a CDS encoding suppressor of fused domain protein, with product MEVVQTVRTEVLDHFGMAGAGVDSASVTFLGLEPIEILRIPGDELVHYVTLGGSRHPMGDPAAVLADPVRGPRAELVLTLRSGVGAQSGLARSLGVLAATPAVEGVVLQADALLDLGEPIWHDAPFTAVLLGDSDIPDVVLPEPADPVRYFAVTPVTATEAAWVRVRGAQALRDAWTEAGIDVRDPRRGAAAL from the coding sequence ATGGAAGTTGTGCAGACGGTCCGCACCGAGGTGCTGGACCATTTCGGAATGGCCGGCGCCGGTGTGGATTCCGCCTCGGTGACATTCCTCGGGTTGGAGCCGATCGAGATCCTGCGGATACCCGGCGATGAGTTGGTGCACTACGTGACGCTCGGCGGGTCGCGGCATCCGATGGGGGATCCGGCTGCGGTGCTTGCGGATCCGGTGCGCGGCCCGCGCGCCGAGCTGGTGTTGACGCTGCGCTCCGGGGTGGGCGCGCAGTCGGGGCTGGCCCGTTCGCTCGGCGTGCTCGCCGCCACTCCCGCAGTGGAAGGTGTTGTGCTGCAAGCGGATGCGCTGCTGGACCTGGGTGAGCCGATCTGGCATGACGCGCCGTTCACGGCGGTGTTGTTGGGGGACAGTGACATTCCGGATGTGGTGTTGCCGGAACCGGCGGATCCGGTGCGCTATTTCGCCGTGACGCCGGTGACCGCCACCGAGGCGGCGTGGGTGCGGGTGCGGGGTGCGCAGGCGCTGCGCGATGCGTGGACGGAAGCGGGTATCGATGTCCGCGATCCGCGCCGGGGCGCGGCCGCGCTGTAA
- a CDS encoding general stress protein, whose translation MTNPLGNSNRARQGLPTPPSGWPVGSYPTYAEAQRAVDYLADGQFPVQDVTIVGVDLMQVERVLYRLNWAKVIGGGVVSGAWLGLFLGLLLSLFTTSGGALGPLLVGLVGGIIFGVISTSIPYAATRGTRDFASTMQLVAGRYDVLCDPKSAEQARDMLARLAI comes from the coding sequence ATGACGAATCCCTTGGGGAACTCCAATCGCGCCCGTCAGGGTCTGCCGACCCCGCCATCGGGCTGGCCGGTGGGTTCCTATCCGACCTACGCCGAGGCGCAGCGGGCGGTCGACTATCTGGCCGACGGCCAGTTCCCGGTGCAGGACGTCACCATCGTCGGCGTCGATCTGATGCAGGTCGAGCGCGTCCTGTACCGGCTGAACTGGGCCAAGGTCATCGGCGGCGGCGTCGTATCCGGCGCATGGCTCGGTCTGTTCCTCGGCCTGCTGTTGAGCCTGTTCACCACCTCCGGCGGCGCGCTCGGGCCGCTGCTCGTCGGCCTCGTCGGCGGCATCATCTTCGGGGTCATCTCCACCTCGATCCCGTACGCCGCGACGAGGGGCACCCGCGATTTCGCGTCCACCATGCAGTTGGTGGCCGGGCGCTACGACGTGCTGTGCGACCCGAAGTCGGCCGAGCAGGCGCGAGACATGCTGGCGCGGTTGGCGATCTGA